Within uncultured Methanoregula sp., the genomic segment CGTGATCGCGTGGTTCAATATTCTCGATCCCGCGGGTATTGCCGAAACAACCGGTATACCCGTCATCTGCGTTACGTATGAAGAATCCCCAGGCCTTCTTGAAGATATACGGTACCATTTTCCCGGGGATGAGGGGAGGGTGAATGCATACCTGCGGCTTGGGGAGCGACAGCCGGTGGAACTGACCCCGGGTCACATCAGTTTCCTGCGGTCGTGGGGAATCGATACCCGTGATGCGGCCCGGCTGTGCAGGGATTTTACCCTTGAGGGAAAGATCCCGGAACCCCTCCGGGTCGCCCGTCTCTGTGCCCGTCATCTCCCCTTCCCGGTCTGACTGCTGTCGGGATTGCCCCGTTGCCCCGAGAGGAGTATTCTTATGAACAAACGGAACATAAAACTGGGTAATTACCTTAGGTTACGGAGTTGAATCCCTCATGTCCCAAACTGCAAAACTATCACGGTGGGTCTGTCTGGAATGTCATTACATCTACGATCCGGTAAAAGGCGATCCCAAGAACGGAGTCCCGGCCGGGACAGCATACGAAGACGTTCCTGATACCTGGCGATGTCCTGAATGCAAAATCCTCAAGTGCAAGAAAGGCGTTTTCAAGCGCCTTGATGATTAATCTCTTCTCATCGTCTCATGCCTTGAACGAATGGCGTGAGATAATCTGTTGCGTATTACGGTCATAGACTTCAAGCTCGGCGATATCACCGGGATAAAACGTCTTGTCATCGTAATCGATTGCAATCGTTGCCCCGGAATACCAGGTATCGCCTTTGGCCCCAACGAGATGC encodes:
- a CDS encoding DUF99 family protein yields the protein MHIPKKGLRALGIAESYTGRARSNLAGVVMRKDLRIDGFSFGQVTVGGTDATKTVLQMVRDLDRTDLNVILLSGCVIAWFNILDPAGIAETTGIPVICVTYEESPGLLEDIRYHFPGDEGRVNAYLRLGERQPVELTPGHISFLRSWGIDTRDAARLCRDFTLEGKIPEPLRVARLCARHLPFPV
- a CDS encoding rubredoxin gives rise to the protein MSQTAKLSRWVCLECHYIYDPVKGDPKNGVPAGTAYEDVPDTWRCPECKILKCKKGVFKRLDD